Sequence from the Toxoplasma gondii ME49 chromosome Ib, whole genome shotgun sequence genome:
CTGTAGCTAACAGAGCGCGTCGTTAACCACAACACGGAGGTCGAAACGTACCATAAATTTAGGTTCTGCAAGGCTGCCGGAACGCCAGGCGAAGCCGCGGTTCTCCCACTCTGGCAGTTTCACTTTTCCAAAgtcaagaagaaagatgTGACGGGTCTGAAGTGGAATCCGCGATACTCGGatctcttcgctgctggaTACGGTAAGAAACAAACGACAAccgacagagcgagagtctcaagagaaagggagaaaaagacgcgtCCCTAGGTGACACAGGCTCTCGTCGATACACTAACTCATTTACGCGAAGAAGTTACACAGGCCAGTAATGCATGTATACAGATGCAGACGCAGCTGCAAGGGGAAACAAATCATGAAATCTACAGTCTGCATTTTTCCAACACATCAGGTGAATGTGCATGTAGGAAAGTTAAAAAGTCCTTGCATGGAATTGTTTCCAGCTACACACATACttgcatgtacatacattTGTACAACCTATATACGAATATAAGAAACTCGAAGGATGGACAGTCTCGATCATAAATCGGGGAAGCGAggtagatacatatatatatatatattcaatACACGTGAAAcaacaaatatatatatatatatatatatttatatatatatatatatatatatatatatggaacTCGGGGTATGCACATGTGTCGACGGTGACTCGCAGAATCGCTTTCTTAAGGTCGACGCGTTTATTGATTTGTTTTTTCATTGATCTACAGGTAGCTTCGAGTTCcaaagacaaggaagcggCTTCGTCTGTTGCTACAGTCTGAAGAACACAGGCTACCCCGAGTATTTCTGGAAAACAGAATCCGTGAGTCTCTGCTTGAcccatgcatgcaaacagcgCTGCCAATACAGCGAATTGGCGTTTATTGAAAGTCAAATCCTCACGAGAACTGTTCCTGGAAAGCAGGCGCGCTCTCACAAAAGTCGCCAGTGGCGAGGAGCGGAGAGTAGGAGATCCGACACACATTGATACGCGCTGCCCTCAAAAGAACATTTACAGACCTGGAAACGCACAAGTGCCTTGCACCATCTAGGCATGACGCAACTGGCTGCCGAGAGACCCAAGTATCTGACGAAACGTTGCTCTAAACGACACAAGCTTAATGGATACGCTTGTAGCGTTTCGAACCTAACACACTTACCGTAAACTGCagacacatatatatacatatatatatatatatatatatttgtgaaAATGTACACGAATATTCTTATACACGAGCATGTGCCTTTCCGGCCGTGTAGAGACTTGCATGTGAAGCTGCAGACGCTTTGGACTTTTTCCTCACCGTGCATTCGTCGCATGCCGACTGCCGGCAGACCCCACAAGCAGCTAAAGATTCATTCGCATATATTCACATGAATGCTTATAGTTATATACATAATTACATTATTTTTATGTCCAAAGGTCGGCGACGACTGAGAAACCGGTAGAGCATCGGAACGAGGTTACGACGAAGATTGCAGAGCCGGGCGAGAAGGCATGCGAATGTAGGAGCTAACTTTGTGCCTGCGTGGAGTTCCGTTTTGCTTGTACACACTGCGTTTTCGCCTGCAGGCAGTGTGCAGCATCGACTGGCACCCACACagtccgtctctcctcgcggtGGGCCTCTACGACGGGATGGTGCTCGTCTTCGACATTCACACGAAAGATCGAAagccgacgcatgcaagcacCGTGAAAGTCAACAAGCACACAGACCCTGTCTGGGACGGTAGGCGCCGTCTCGCGTCTGAATCCGCTCTCGAAATGCATATCAGAGACCCTCCCCCACAACAAGTATCAATCTAGTACAGAAATGGAAGTTCTTGCGTGTATGGATCAGATCTAAgcatgcgcgtctctctcttcatcctcAGATGCAAATGCATACACCGTTTttgtacacatgtatatgcatacgcatatatatatatatatatatatatattcatacatatCTACacgtgtgtatgtatatatgtttgtttgtatgtatgtatgtatgtatgtatatttgcatatatgtatgtgtatgtggaTCTCTGTTTAGGGCATCTGGGGGATGCCTTCGTGCACATAGATTTCCATGTTCCCCTGTGTGTGGAGAATTTACATCTAGAGCTGGTGTTTGAAAAGGGAGGAGGATAAAGTATTGCCTTCAGAGTCAGTCCGTGTGTGGAAGACTCCTTTTGGTTTGCAAGGAACACGACTGTGGAggcggtgcatgcatgcgtagaCTTGGGGAACGCTTCCGACCTTCGTTTTTCCCTTGCATGCAAGATTTTTGGAGATCGTCTTCTCGGGCGTTCTCCGTTTCGTTCGCAGTGCGCTGGGACGGAGACGATTCGGGCAGCGCGTTTCGCTTTTATTCCGTCTCGGGAGACGGCAGAGTGACTAGTTGGACTCTGATGAAGAATAAGCTGGAGTCGGAAGAAGTGAGTCTTCTGTCGTAGAAGGTGTGCAGACTCAGTTGTCCAGAGGAACTGAAAAGCAACAGTCACCGAAAGACAACAGCTCTTTTCAAGGCGCATCCAAGCTGCCTTCCATGCCCAGAAAGAACCTCTGCACTGTTTCTGCAGCTGACAACGAGATACATCTAGACACCTGCTTGCGgttgtgtatacatatatttgcGCGCCCAAAACGTGTGTGTATACCGTTACACGCATTCCTCTATCTGCCTGTCCatgtttatttatatatatatatatatatataaatatatatatatatatataaatatatatatatataaatatatatatatatatataaatatatatatatatatatatatccgtaCTTGTCTGTGTCTACAGTGAAAGAAGTGTGCGTGTGTCTGCATCAGCTCGTGGACGCTAACCCACATTCAGATGTATGcgtgtatacatacatatctatatatatatatacatatatatatatgcatatacatatatatatatatgcatatacatatatatatatatatatgtgacGCATtatctctctcgctgtgccCGTTTCGTCTCATCAGCGAAGAACATTCGTCCTCACTCTGTGtactctgtgtctctctgctgccaCCGGGTCGGGAGTTGCGTCGTCCCGGGTCTCTTTTTCACCCTCTGCGGAGAGAAggtgcttctctgttctttgcTGCTTTCTGTGACCTCGGGGGAGGCGAGGGTTCTCTCTTTTGaacctttttttctctgtctcctgctctACGGACTTCTGgactgtctgcatgcaggtcgCCCTGCTCAAATTGGACTACAGCCAACTGACAAGTCCGAGAGACTCTGCAGAGGCGACCGCGCTCGTTGGCAGTGCTGGAGGAACTTGCTTCGATTTTCATCCCTCGCAGTCACACGTCTTCATCGTTGGAACTACGGAGGGTGTCATCTTCAAGTGCTCAAAGAACTACAGCGGACAATATCTCCAAACCTACCTCGGTCAGACGCGAAAACGCTCTTTCAAACCAAAtgaacatatacatatatatatatatatatatatgtatatgttcGACGGTACAGACATACATGgatatatatggagagacacacggatagatagagatatgCAAATAAAGCGTATAAACATACAGAGATACGTCTATAAAGACGCTCGCATCTGTGGAATGTGTGCCGAGATACacggacacagagacacagactgACATAAAAACATCCATCTGTATGGCAGATGAGTACATCTGTGTATGCAGGCATAGGTGACTCTCTGTGTTCGTAGGAACGCAATGGAAATGTCCTAGTAcacgcatatgcatacgtgtatgcatgcatgcgtatgcgTACATCTGCGTGTATCGCTCTGTATCGTCAATCGATTTCCACACTCATCCGTGAGTCTGTCCATAGTTGTGCGGTGGTGCGCATTCGCCTGTCTTTCTGTTGAAGGCCAGGCAAAGCCATCCCTGCGActgcctgtgtctctctctcgtctttcatTGTGTTCGATGCTTATGAATCTCGGACTGTTCTTCACCGCTGACTACACAGAGAAACCGTACCTGCTGACACCGCAGCCTCCACGTTGTCGTGCAGTGAGTGAGGTGAAGAACCGTCACTTGAAGCCGGAGTGCATGCTTGAGAGCTCGCAAGAGTACGTTCCTGCAGCGGCCTATaacttcttttttctctcgctttctcttcaggACATGACATGTCCATAACGGGTGTGGAATGGAATCCCTTCCATCCCCGAGTTTTCATTTCAAGTTCTTCAGATTGGACGGTGAAGATTTGGGAGGAGTCTCTCACTTCCCCAGTGCTGACTTTTGATTTCGAGATGGTATgtagggagaagaaaaacagagcgACAATTCCTGATTTCTCTTTAAAAAAAGAAAAGTTCTCTTTTCGCCCGCTTCCTTCACCTGTCCCTTGGTCTGCAGTGCTCACAGGATATTGCCGAGGAGTGAGAGAAAATAGACAAAAAgagttctttcctttcttgtctACAGGCTGTGGGAGACGTTCGATGGGCCCCGTCGAGCTCCACAATGTTCGCCGCGGCAACGGCAGATGGAACGGTAGGCCcttgctttctcgttttcctgttGGGGAGAGAACAGGGGAGAAGCGCATTTTCTAATAGGGAAACTCTTTACTGGCCTCCAAGATGGAACGAGGTATAAACTGGAAATGCCTCTGTTACAAGATCCGCATTCGCGTGCAGTACGAGAACACTGATTAGAGATATACTCCTATTCGGGGCACTCGATAGGACTTGCATAactatgcatatatgcgcTTCTTGCGTAGACCGCTGGACATAGTGATATACACGGCAATAAGCATATAtacgtaaatatatatacatataaatgtCTATTTTGTAGACAGTTGGAATTATTAACAAGCAGATTAATgaatatacaaatatatatatatatatatatatatatatatatgtatatatgtatatatgtatatgcttACTCTGTAGATGTGAGGAGATATTTATAGGCAAAgtaatatatatgtatatataaaagCACAGGATTATCTGCAAACGTGTAGTGAGTAGACTCTTGGAAGTACTTATGTCCAAGTAAACAAATATAGATATGCCTATCTGTGCAGCTTTATTTTTGAGCAGGCTGTTTGATCTGTGTATTAAATCGGAGGCGATTGTGCCTGCTTGCGATCGGTCTTCTTGATTGTCAGCTGGAAGTGAAAACGAAACAGGGAAAATACTGGTGCCTTTTTTTATTCTTATTAGCAGACCTTCACACTAATGGGAAGCGACTGACGCAGGGTTTGAGAATGAGATGGTGTTTACCACCCTTCACTTTTCCTTTCAtttttttcgtttgttttGTGCATGCGAAGGTCCACGTGTATGACCTAGCCGTGAATCGCCGCAAACAAATAAGCTCTTTCAAGGTGAGTGAAAAGCAGCAAGAACAGCTCccgaaaaaagacgaaagagacagaggccaAGCTCTCATGCAAACGGAGCTCGAGAAGTAGAATAGACAACCCTTCATGTGTGCGTGTTGAACGTTTCTGTCCAACTGTACGTCCGCAGAAACCTTTGTGCCTTTTCTCGATTCCGCGCATCTGGGAATCCCTACAAACAACAGTCGCCTTCCACGAAAGTTATCCGCCCGTGCAGAAGTAACTAAATTTTTATTCAGAGATGCGGAGCTAACTCTATCGATGCAGTGCTCAAGTACAGGCATATTTGTTTTTCTCATTCGATCCATCCGTTTAGCTCATACATCTACAAAATAGACCTACATATGTCGTAGAAATATGCGCATGTAGACATGGAGGCAGATGGTCTGACGATCTGCATACACGtctgagaaaagaaaatcTCTCGTTCGCGGACCTCTTGAAGATTTGGTGGTGGAGAGATCTTCGATGCTCGGAGCCTCAAAGACAGAACGGTTCTCGAGGAATGCCACCGATCCTTCGTTTTTggagtttcctctctctcggaaGGCTTCCACCTCTGTGCTCGACTGttgctttgtctctttcggaATCTTGAAAACTTGAAAAATGCCAGTTCATTTTCCCTGCTCAAGTGTTGGTCAAGCCTCTCTGAGTCTTTACTCAGACAAATTGCGTCTCAGATCTCGCCCCTCAGAactcttgccttctctcttctctcctttcctgtttgtttcttctgctttttctgctgTTCCGTTCTGCTGTGTTTTTCAAGCTCGCCTTGACTTTCCTTACGAATCTTTTCCTCCggctttcgttttcttcaggaATTTTTCCACAGTCACTTCCAGTGTTAAATACGACTCTTGCTCCTTTGCCTTCCACTTTGTGTGCACCACAGTGTCCAGTGTCAACCGGCAACCTCCACGCTCCATTGCCGATTCCTtgctctgtcgccttcccctCGTTTGTGGGGATCGTCGGAGACGTTGTGCTTGTTGGGTTCTGAATCGTAGAGATTCCAGTTTTCTCTGAAACCTTATTGTCTTTGTTTATTCTACTGGTCCACTGTGTCCGTatctccttcctcccttctgtcCCTTGAGTGCGACATCTGCGAAcgtctcgtgtctctgtgtttctcttcttgtttcagccccttcctttcttcgcaaCTCTCTCCAGACTCCCTTTGCTGCTGTATTCCACATCTCCAGTTGCATTTCATCTGCAAGGCCTCATCATCTGTGGTGACTGTttgtcttcgtttttcttgtgttgcattcttttcttgtctcctcgctctccttgcAGGTCTCCCCAGGTGCCGCCCTAACTGCCCTGCGCTTCGGCGCCGACGGCATTCTTCTGGCGGCGCAAGAGGGCGGAAACATTGCGGCGCTGAAACTCTTGCTGCCAGAGTCCGCAGTGGTAAGAGAGAGTGAGTAGTGCCTGCGAAAAAGCATTGTTTTCGATTCGAacgcttcttcaccttcgcaGAGAAACGGCTGCGAAGAGCTGCTGCCTCTCAACCGCTTCCAAACGAACTTCGAGAGTCTCAGACGTCCAAGAAAGGCTCTAGAGTCCGTGATACATCCacgtgtctgtgtctgctcaGCACAGTCAGTATTCATATTCATTGactcgcttctgtctctgcccaTCCATTCAGGAATAGCTACAGACCTATAcatatgcacacatacacCGCCCGCGGTCGCAAAGGTTTACCCTTTGCGTCTGGGGAGACACAgaattctttttcttgtgttCCCCCTCTTTTCCGGCTGCCTGTCTTtatctctcttttgtctccggAAAAGAGAGCGCTGCATCACAGATGCAGGTGGGTGTGCGTGGACACAAGACTGCGTTTGAATGGGTATTTGTTTTCGAATGTCTCTCGACAGCAGCTTGGCCGCAAACTCGTTCGCGAGCTTCACACCCCCACAGGAACTGAAGACGGAGTgttgtctgcttttctgactttctttttcgcttttgATTTTGTGTTTCAGGAGATTCCAGAAGGCAAGaccgaggcagaggcgaaggcagaaaaaatgAGCGGTGTTCTCGCAATTGTTTCCGACCTGTTTGAGCCTCTCAGTCCGAAGGTTGCGCAACTGCCTCAAGCGCTCCAGCGTGTATGCGAGGAACACAGCAGTCCGCCTCGACCTTCTTCGCCTTACGCACGGAGATGCATCTCTCTTCACCctgaagaaacaaacgaaaaacaTCAGTGACGAGCAGGAATGCACACCGTCCACGAGCCAACAGAAAAATTCATCTACGCAGTCCAATTCTCTGTCCATCTAGAACTGACCGTGTATACCGCCGTCCACGTACATCGACTTTGGAGGGAAGCGGCACCAGTAGGTGACCCGTCTCGTTGGAAATGAGACAGGGTTGTTCTTCGCCttgaaaaaaacaaacgaaagAATAGACCTCCATTGTTTTCCACGTTGAAACGCAGATAAATCGATCCTCATCCAGGTTAAAGACAAGCGCGGAAATGCATCCTTCTTTCTTGAAAAGCAGACACAGCAcattcttcttttttttgaaAGAGAAGGCCCACAAAACTCGTTTTGCTGTTCAGAAAGGCACCACATGCGACAAAAAGAACAGGCTCTTCTGAGTGCATCCCCGTTCATCAGCGGCGTAAAATCAACACACAACTTGAGAAGCAAAGATGCCTCTACAAAAATGCATCTGTGAACATATTGAAAGGGTACTGCAGCATCTGTCTAATGTTCCAGTCTGTTTTATCTGTGCCGTTAGCGTATGCGTATGGGAGCTCCGGGGTCTGTGTCCTGTGTGAATCCacatttctcttctttcctctctgagAACGCCCACCGTCACAATGTGAGAAGGTTTTTCGCGATTCTGAAAAAAAGCAGTTCTTGTCAGAAACACTGAACAACTCGACTTCCTGCAGAAAATGGAGTCCTCTGAGTTGGACCGAAGGAAAGGCCTGTGCTACGGGTCAGCGTTGACATGCCCGTCGacctcctgttctctctaGCCGTCGGCCTCCCCCCATCTTTGTCGAATGTTACATACACACTTACgcatagatatacatatatgtatatgtatacacgtAAAAGtgtttgcatatatataccttGATGTATCTACATAAATATACTTATATCTTCATATATCAAACACAGATGCGTACCTTCACGCATaccacatatacatatatagagcTACAATCCAAGAGAAATACATATTGGTGTGTGGGGCTTCCACTGGAGTGCGCCAGAGGGGGAATCTGTGCGAGGAtacgaggggagagaagaaggcagacgtGGAACGACTGTGGGAGCGAGaagtctctctgttctccagagaaaaagactttGTCTACGTCGTGGAGACACGAGAGCGAACACAAATGTTCTTTGTGCTCGGTCGAAAATATGTtccttctccagagaagaagcaacgagGATGCATGCGACGTCCCCgcaacagagacactctgAGCCTGAAGATGGCATCAAACCCTCACActtggagagacagacaaaaagGTTTTTTTGGAGCTGCGTTTCCTCACGTTTTGTCCGTcggaaaaaagacacagagggtCGGTTTCACCGGAGCGATacggaagaaaacaaagccGACACCCTTTCGCGAGTTCGCACACACTCTCGATCCTAAAAAAAGTGGAATTCACCCCCCAGAATCGACACAGTTGTTCGCGGTTCCCCACAGGCAAAACGCACGCATACTAACCCACCAAGAAACGAAACCGCAGACGCGGTTGTAGCACAgttgtcgagagagagagagacgtcgagagagagaaaagggtgCCGGTCCACGAGCGCCCCACAAACAGGGAGACAgatgtctgtttttctcccttcgaAAGAACACCCAGAGCTCAtatccctctctgtctctctcttgtctcttgcCTGCTCTCTCCGTTCACTCCGCGCAGGTTcggcgactctctctctccagcccAGGCCAGTAGTCCTCACACGACGCTTGCATCTTTTCTAGCAAACTTTTTTCCGCCTCTCGGCCTACGCAGATCTTGAGGGGAGCCTCTTCCTGTTTTGATATTTCGCTCGGACCGCCTCGTCGTTTTGCGGCGCCTTCGAGCCCAGAGAGCCACCGTCGATCTGGACGTACTTCCAGACGTCGAATTCGGGGACGGGGGGTAGTTCTTCGACcgcctgtttctcctcgccctccccgctcttcttctccttctccttcttcgtctccttcgcggcCTGCGTCggagtcgccttcttcttc
This genomic interval carries:
- a CDS encoding hypothetical protein (encoded by transcript TGME49_209410); this translates as MEVYSFVCFFQGEEQPCLISNETGHLLVPLPSKVDGEERCISVRKAKKVEADCCVPRIHAGALEAVAQPSD
- a CDS encoding WD domain, G-beta repeat-containing protein (encoded by transcript TGME49_209300), which gives rise to MWNSNSPAAQKKRTSITGLPGGRRGHRASLSLHRDEDSQQEDASNPMAVLRVKPKDQLQLSPEELRKRMPPRILYPQNPRAPKNLALYSFKEKVFKRDEQIDQTVFHLSVDGALLHAESQEAIEQEEAWRLREEEDAKKKRKESVDIRIEDDLQQNTEDEGRVLRNQFNYGDRASQTETKADRERGVATRPPPTVPVAGTVNQWRMYDAYVEELNAQNRLQSNQQTSWQQCENEKRATETPQAKDADSLSSMKWAVKLTERVVNHNTEVETYHKFRFCKAAGTPGEAAVLPLWQFHFSKVKKKDVTGLKWNPRYSDLFAAGYGSFEFQRQGSGFVCCYSLKNTGYPEYFWKTESAVCSIDWHPHSPSLLAVGLYDGMVLVFDIHTKDRKPTHASTVKVNKHTDPVWDVRWDGDDSGSAFRFYSVSGDGRVTSWTLMKNKLESEEVALLKLDYSQLTSPRDSAEATALVGSAGGTCFDFHPSQSHVFIVGTTEGVIFKCSKNYSGQYLQTYLGHDMSITGVEWNPFHPRVFISSSSDWTVKIWEESLTSPVLTFDFEMAVGDVRWAPSSSTMFAAATADGTVHVYDLAVNRRKQISSFKVSPVRSGDSRRQDRGRGEGRKNERCSRNCFRPV